From Ipomoea triloba cultivar NCNSP0323 chromosome 5, ASM357664v1, the proteins below share one genomic window:
- the LOC116019775 gene encoding cytochrome P450 85A1-like, with amino-acid sequence MAFFMAIALLILGLCILNTALLKWNDVKYRMMKSLPPGTMGWPVFGETTEFLKQGPNFMKNQRARYGCFFKSHILGCPTIVSMDPEMNRYILGNEAKGLVPGYPQSMLDILGKCNIAAVHGSAHKYMRGALLSLISPTMIRDQLLPKIDEFMRSHVSSWDGHVIDIQQNTKKMAFLSALKQIAGIESTSIAQEFMPQFFNLVLGTLSLPINLPNTNYRRGFQARKNIVCLLKKLIEERRGSGEKQQDMLGFLINEDENRYKLTDDEMVDLIITILYSGYETVSTTCMMAVKYLHDHPRALEELRKEHMEIRAKKGQNDPINYNDYKSMRFTRAVIFETSRLATIVNGVLRKTTRDMELNGFIIPKGWRIYVYTREVNYDPRLYPDPYSFKPWRWLDKGLENQNNFLVFGGGTRQCPGKELGIAEISTFLHYFATRYRWEEVGGEKLIKFPRVEAPNGLHIRVSSYY; translated from the exons ATGGCCTTCTTCATGGCTATTGCTCTGCTGATTCTTGGCCTCTGCATCCTCAACACAGCTTTGCTCAAATGGAACGATGTAAAGTACAGAATGATGAAAAGCTTGCCCCCTGGAACCATGGGTTGGCCTGTTTTTGGAGAAACCACAGAGTTCTTGAAACAGGGCCCCAACTTCATGAAAAACCAGAGAGCAAG GTATGGGTGTTTTTTCAAATCCCACATACTAGGTTGTCCCACCATTGTTTCAATGGATCCAGAGATGAACAGATACATTCTGGGAAATGAAGCCAAAGGGCTTGTCCCTGGATACCCACAATCCATGCTTGACATTTTGGGAAAATGCAATATTGCAGCTGTTCATGGCTCTGCTCATAAGTACATGAGAGGGGCACTCTTATCTCTCATCAGCCCTACCATGATCAGAGACCAGCTCTTGCCCAAAATTGATGAGTTCATGAGATCCCACGTCAGCTCCTGGGATGGCCATGTCATCGACATCCAACAAAACACCAAAAAG ATGGCTTTTCTCTCAGCTCTGAAGCAAATTGCAGGGATTGAATCCACCTCCATAGCTCAAGAATTCATGCCTCAGTTCTTTAACCTTGTTCTGGGGACCCTTTCCCTGCCTATAAACCTTCCCAACACAAACTACCGCCGTGGGTTTCAG GCAAGGAAGAACATTGTGTGCTTACTGAAAAAACTCATAGAAGAGAGAAGAGGTTCAGGGGAAAAACAACAAGACATGCTGGGATTCTTGATAAATGAAGATGAAAACCGATATAAACTAACGGATGATGAAATGGTTGATCTGATCATAACAATCTTGTACTCTGGGTACGAGACTGTTTCCACCACTTGTATGATGGCTGTCAAGTACCTCCATGATCATCCAAGAGCTCTAGAAGAGCTAAGG AAAGAGCATATGGAGATAAGAGCAAAGAAGGGTCAGAATGATCCCATCAACTACAATGACTACAAATCCATGCGATTCACGCGTGCT GTGATCTTTGAGACATCTCGGCTGGCAACAATAGTGAATGGGGTGCTGAGGAAGACAACTCGGGATATGGAACTCAATG GTTTTATTATACCAAAAGGATGGAGAATATATGTGTATACAAGAGAGGTTAATTATGACCCAAGACTGTACCCTGATCCATATTCTTTCAAACCATGGAGATGGCTG GATAAAGGCTTAGAGAACCAAAATAACTTTCTGGTTTTTGGAGGAGGCACTAGGCAGTGTCCTGGAAAGGAACTTGGAATTGCAGAAATCTCAACATTCCTTCACTATTTTGCAACTAGATACAG ATGGGAAGAAGTGGGGGGAGAGAAGCTGATAAAGTTTCCAAGAGTTGAAGCACCAAATGGGCTACACATCAGAGTTTCATCCTACTATTAA
- the LOC116019774 gene encoding probable tRNA (guanine(26)-N(2))-dimethyltransferase 1, whose amino-acid sequence MGGHEETGDEEKKQQEANNTASFNADDFKIIKEGEAEILMHAKNEVFYNKAQVNNRDMSIAVLRTFISKRKQEHEAFLAKRTKAASKVTDESGAKTESPVDTDQHDGKPNNGCEVSEETSQDEPCSISEELNNNLGGKGRELKPPRVLEALSASGLRALRYAREVEEVGQVVALDNDKASVEACQRNIKFNGSIAVTKVESQLADARVYMITHPKEFDVVDLDPYGSPSVFLDSAVQSVADGGVLMCTATDMAVLCGGYGEVCYSKYGSYPLKGKYCHEMALRMLLSCIESHANRYKRYIVPILSVQMDFYIRVFVRIFTSASAMKNTPLNLSYVYQCTGCDSFHLQPIGRTVSKGNSVRYLPGFGPAVAQECSDCGKKFNMGGPIWSAPIHDQEWVADILADVKSMKERYPAYDKICGVLTTISEELPDVPLFLSLHSLCATLKCTPPSAIIFRSAVINAGYRVSGTHANPLGLKTDAPMEVIWDIMRCWVKNHPVKAQPPDQSGSIILAKEPVLQANFARAAASVNKVQANKVARFLPNPERHWGPKLRAGRQITSKHVSILGPEAVNGFSNHEDGEESASKRKKTEDAATPDS is encoded by the exons ATGGGAGGCCATGAAGAAACAGGGGACGAAGAGAAAAAGCAGCAGGAAGCAAACAATACAGCGTCGTTTAATGCCGATGATTTTAAGATTATAAAAGAAGGGGAGGCTGAGATTCTCATGCACGCCAAAAATGAAGTCTTTTACAACAAAGCACAG GTTAATAACAGAGATATGTCTATTGCTGTTCTGAGGACATTTATATCAAAACGGAAGCAAGAGCATGAAGCATTTCTGGCGAAACGAACAAAGGCAGCCTCAAAGGTTACAGATGAGTCTGGTGCTAAGACAGAATCTCCAGTTGATACTGATCAACATGATGGAAAACCTAATAATGGGTGTGAAGTCTCAGAAGAGACATCTCAAGATGAACCATGTAGCATTTCAgaagaattaaataataatttaggaGGAAAAGGCAGAGAACTGAAACCACCTCGAGTTCTTGAG GCTTTATCAGCTTCTGGTTTGAGGGCTTTAAGATATGCACGTGAAGTTGAAGAGGTTGGTCAAGTTGTGGCCTTGGACAATGATAAAG CCTCTGTTGAAGCTTGCCAAAGAAATATAAAGTTCAATGGTTCTATAGCTGTCACAAAGGTGGAATCTCAACTTGCTGATGCTCGAGTATATATGATCACCCACCCGAAAGAATTTGATGTG GTCGATCTTGATCCATATGGTTCGCCTTCTGTTTTCCTCGACTCTGCTGTTCAATCTGTTGCTGATGGAGGAGTATTAATGTGTACTGCAACTGATATGGCAGTGCTCTGTGGAGGATATGGAGAGGTTTGCTATTCCAA ATATGGCTCCTATCCGTTGAAAGGAAAATATTGTCATGAAATGGCATTGAGGATGCTTCTTTCCTGTATTGAG AGCCATGCAAATCGATATAAAAGATACATTGTTCCCATATTGTCAGTTCAGATGGATTTTTATATACGTGTCTTTGTCCGCATATTTAC TTCTGCTAGTGCGATGAAGAACACTCCTTTAAATCTTTCGTACGTGTATCAATGTACTGGTTGtgattcatttcatcttcagcCCATTGGGAGGACCGTGTCAAAG GGCAACAGTGTGAGATATCTTCCTGGGTTTGGTCCTGCTGTTGCACAAGAATGCAGTGATTGCGGTAAGAAATTCAACATGGGTGGACCAATATGGTCTGCTCCTATACATGATCAGGAGTGGGTAGCCGATATTCTTGCTGACGTAAAATCAATGAAGGAGCGCTATCCTGCTTATGACAAAATATGCGGTGTGCTGACAACAATTTCAGAG GAATTACCTGATGTTCCTCTGTTTCTGAGTTTGCACAGCCTCTGCGCAACCCTCAAATGCACCCCTCCATCAGCAATTATATTCCGGTCTGCTGTTATCAATGCGGGATATCGTGTATCAGGAACTCACGCGAATCCTCTGGGGCTGAAAACGGATGCACCAATGGAGGTTATTTGGGATATCATGCGATGCTGG GTAAAAAATCATCCTGTGAAAGCTCAACCACCTGATCAATCCGGAAGCATCATTCTGGCTAAGGAACCTGTTCTGCAG GCGAATTTTGCACGAGCAGCAGCATCAGTGAACAAGGTACAGGCCAATAAGGTTGCGCGTTTCCTTCCCAATCCTGAACGGCACTGGGGCCCAAAACTTAGGGCAGGACGCCAGATAACCAGCAAACACGTGTCGATTTTGGGTCCAGAGGCAGTGAATGGATTTAGCAACCACGAAGACGGTGAAGAATCTGCAAGCAAGCGTAAGAAGACAGAAGATGCCGCCACCCCAGATTCATAA
- the LOC116020447 gene encoding scarecrow-like protein 3 yields the protein MSSQLSLSKSNVSLSLSLSPTTNSNGAICDVLKSENNGIRLIKLLLTCASHVSSGDLHQADVCLRQISQFNSASNDSMHRLATWFASALAVRLVKRWPGVYKALNCSSLMKFDLDRARSIFTKALPYLGFAYAVINRTLVQAMLGERVVHVVDLGSSDQQLWVPFMRILATSPDGPPHLRVTCVSSNKTALDKLGACLKKEAEQLDMPFQFNPVTVHLRDLNFNSIVKVRSGEALAFISVLNLHVLLAEDDRIDAQFGLNKDSKNINHCKHADEFLAKLCSLSPKLVMLVEQESNHNLQKLVDRFVEGLRYYSAMFDSINVAFKGDLCEERLLVEEMIGKEIENIVACDGLEREERHEKFANWMVRLGRVKFRPVRLWGDTMDDAIRFVESYGEDGYKISSQRGSLMIGWHDRPIYSVSGWTCFN from the coding sequence ATGAGTTCCCAACTTTCATTGTCAAAATCAAATGTGTCTTTATCTTTGAGTTTGTCTCCTACTACTAATTCTAATGGTGCAATCTGTGATGTCTTGAAGTCTGAAAATAATGGTATTAGACTCATCAAATTGTTGCTCACTTGTGCTTCTCATGTATCTTCCGGTGATCTTCACCAAGCTGATGTGTGTCTTCGACAAATTTCTCAGTTTAATTCTGCCAGTAATGATTCCATGCATCGGTTGGCAACTTGGTTTGCTTCTGCCTTGGCGGTTCGATTAGTGAAGCGTTGGCCGGGTGTTTATAAGGCCTTAAATTGTAGTAGCCTAATGAAATTCGATCTCGATCGTGCACGATCTATTTTCACAAAGGCTCTTCCTTATTTGGGCTTTGCATATGCAGTTATAAATAGAACTTTAGTTCAAGCCATGTTGGGAGAACGAGTAGTTCATGTAGTTGATTTGGGCTCAAGTGACCAACAATTGTGGGTCCCATTTATGAGAATCCTTGCAACTTCACCCGATGGACCTCCCCATTTAAGAGTCACTTGTGTTAGTAGCAACAAGACTGCGTTGGACAAACTTGGTGCATGCCTAAAAAAAGAAGCCGAGCAATTAGACATGCCCTTTCAGTTCAACCCAGTCACCGTCCATCTTCGAGACTTGAATTTCAACTCAATCGTTAAGGTAAGATCAGGTGAAGCATTAGCTTTCATATCAGTACTAAATCTTCACGTCCTTTTAGCCGAGGACGATCGCATTGATGCCCAATTTGGACTAAACAAGGACTCTAAAAACATTAACCATTGCAAACATGCTGATGAATTCCTAGCAAAGTTATGTTCTTTGTCACCAAAGTTAGTAATGTTGGTAGAGCAAGAATCTAACCATAACTTACAAAAATTAGTTGATAGATTTGTTGAGGGGTTACGATATTACAGCGCAATGTTTGATTCAATTAATGTTGCATTCAAGGGGGATTTATGTGAGGAGAGGTTGTTGGTGGAAGAAATGATTGGCAAAGAAATTGAAAACATTGTAGCATGCGATGGTTTAGAAAGAGAAGAAAGGCATGAAAAATTTGCTAATTGGATGGTTAGGTTAGGGCGTGTCAAGTTTAGACCAGTACGATTGTGGGGTGACACTATGGATGACGCTATAAGATTTGTAGAGTCGTATGGTGAAGATGGGTACAAGATTAGTAGTCAAAGAGGAAGCTTGATGATCGGTTGGCATGATCGTCCCATATATTCAGTATCTGGATGGACTTGTTTCAATTAG